The following is a genomic window from Rhizobium sp. 11515TR.
ATCGTCGCAAGCGAGAAGACCGCTCGGGTGGGTGAAGCCATCTCGCCTGGCTCGATCAGTCTGGACTGCACAATCGCGTCGACCGGCGCTTTCAGTTCGGCATCGGCTAGCTGCTGGTGCAGGAGCGTGACATTGGCTTCCGATGCATGCAGCTGCGCTTCCGCCTCCTGAATGTCCTCGACGCGGGAACCGACGACAAGCAGATCGAGCGCCTTCTGATTGGCGACGACCTTGGCGTCGGCAACGGCGGCGGCAGAGCGCGCCTCGTCCAAAGCCTGTTGGCTGACGGCGGCCTTGGGAGCAAGCGCGTTCTGGCGCTCGAACTGGGCGCGGGCATTGACCGCCTCCGCCTTGGCGGATTCGAGATTGGCGCGGGACTGCGCAATCTCCTCGGGACGATTGCCGTTCTTGAGGCGCTCGAGATTGGCCCGCTGGCTTGCTGCCTGCGCCTCGGCCTGGGCGACCTGGGGCTGAAGACGGCTCGTATCCAGCCTGGCGACGACCTGACCTTTCTTGACTTGCGCGCCCTCTTCGACAAGGACTTCGGCGACACGTTCGCTGCCGTTGAAGGCGAGGGTAAGTTGCCTGAAGTCGATATTTCCATAGAGAACAAGCTCGTTCGAGCCGTTATCCCGATGGAAATACCACCAGGCTCCGCCGGCGGCGGCGATCAACAGGAGCAAGATGACGATGACGCGCTGCATGCTGTATTTGAACTCCAAAGAGATGCCAGCTTTGATGAAACGAACGGTGACACATATCGATCCGCGGAGTGATTATAGCGCTTGTCAAATTCAAATTTCAAATTAATATTTGAATTAATGGAAGGCGAAAGCAATGGCCAGAGGCATAAGGCGAACGGCGCGATCTCGAGATCGGCAGGACGGGGCTGCCACGCGAATAAGCCTGCTTGAGGCGGGCGGAGCCGTTTTCGCCGAATTCGGCTTCGATCGCGCGACCGCGAAGGAAATTGCCTTGCGTGCGGGGACGAATGCAGCGGCGGTCAACTATCATTTCGGCGGCATAGAGGCCTTGTACGAAGACGTTCTCGCCGAGGCACATCACCGCCTGATGAGTTATGACATGCTTGCCCGCACGGTTAGCGCGGACATCGAGCCGAAGGAGAAGCTGCGCCGATTTATCGGGTTGCTGGTCAAAGTCGTGCGGACTGGCAATGAGCACTCATGGCCAGCCAAGGTGATCGTCCGCGAACTGATCGCGCCGACGCCGCATATCGATAAACTGCGACGCGAGGAAATAGAGCCCAAGAAAGCCTTGCTGTTCGGCGTCATCGCCCAGATCATCGGCGTAACACCAGACAATCCGCTGGTCGCTCAGGCTGCGCTCTCGACGATGGCGCCCTGTTTCATGCTGCTGGTGGCCGAAAAGCGCGTGTCCGAGATCATTCCGACGCTCGGGCGGGAATCGACCTCGGATGAGGAGCTGGCGGATCGGCTTGTTCGCTTCACGCTCGGCGGGCTTGCCCAACTCTCCCCACCGGGACAGGCGGCGGGATCACCGGAACAGCCGAGCTGACTCCTGGCAAATCACGCCTCGGGGGGCTTCAGCCTTCGAAACCGAAACGTTCGACATCGAAGTCGTCGCCATCGTAAGCTCCGGCTTGGGCCTCTGCCATGTCGTCGTGCATCGGAATGGGCGCGCTGACGAGGCTCGGGAGCGTCATGTCGACTGCCATGCCCGGCGGTTGCAGGGCCCAGGCGACGATGGCGCCGGTCGACATGGCTCCGACGCCACCGGATACGTCCAGCGAGGCGGAACTCGGGAGCTGCGCCATTGGCTGCATCTTTGCCATGGCGCTATCGGCCGTATTCTTCGCATTGTCCGAAACTACGAGCTTTCCGGCGTCGTTGCGTCCGACGACCAGGCTGGCGAACACAGCAGGAGGGGCAGGTCTCTCCGGTGCGGCCGTCGGGACGACGACGATACTGCTGGTTGGCCGCCAAGCCGGCAGCGGAACGGCATATGCCGCAAGATCGGCAAAGGGCTGGCTTTTGTTTTCTTCGGTCACTTGCTTGCCGAGCTGAAGCTCCAGCCCGGTCAGGGCCCGGCTCCTGGGCGTCGGCAGCATGCTGGTGAGAAGGCTGCGATCGGGCGTGTCATTGCGTGACGCTATCGATGACCCGGCGTCGTCATCGTCATCCATGACGGTTGCGATCCTGCTGCTCAATCGCGATGGCCGCTTTTTGGATTGTGCGACCGCCACATCATAGCCCGGCAGCGGTCTGCCATCTGCCGGTACATGCAGCGTCTGCCCATTCGGGAAAAGCCGCGCGAGCTCCTGGCGCGACATTCTCGGCCAGGCTCGCACCCTGCCGACATCGAGATGCACAAAGGGCGAGCCGGAATTGGGATAAAAGCCCACGCCGCCGATCTGCATCTGCATGGCGATCGCGCGCAGGCTCGCAAGCTTCACGCCGGGAATGTAAAAATCCATCGCCTTGCCGAGCGTATGCTGGCTGTGTTTGGCAACGCCGGAGCTGCGCGAGCGGTTGCGCAGCATGCTGTTGGTCGAGGGAGAGCGGTAGGCCGAGACGACGTGAATGGCCTCGTTGGCGCCGCTGCGGCGATAGACCTCCCAGACGAGATCGAGCAATTCCGGATCGATCCTGGTCGGCTCGTTCTTTCGCCAGTCGCGTAAAAAACGATTGATTTGAGCAAGGCCCCGTGGGTCATATTTGCCGCCGCGTTTGAAGACGATGGTCGCTCTTTCCCCCGTATGGGTGAAGAAGAGCTTGAGCGCCCGATCCTCGGCCGCCGCGGTGCCGGCAAAAGCACCGAGCACCAGCATTGCGATCAGCGCCACCCGGCAAGCGACGAATGAGAAAGTCGTGGCGAAAACCATCGCCGGAATGGAAAAGATCACGTGATGCACGGATACGACTTTCGCCCTTGCTAAGAGAAACAGAAATCAGAGGCGCCGCGTCTGCGGCATCGCTATACCCTC
Proteins encoded in this region:
- a CDS encoding DUF882 domain-containing protein: MVFATTFSFVACRVALIAMLVLGAFAGTAAAEDRALKLFFTHTGERATIVFKRGGKYDPRGLAQINRFLRDWRKNEPTRIDPELLDLVWEVYRRSGANEAIHVVSAYRSPSTNSMLRNRSRSSGVAKHSQHTLGKAMDFYIPGVKLASLRAIAMQMQIGGVGFYPNSGSPFVHLDVGRVRAWPRMSRQELARLFPNGQTLHVPADGRPLPGYDVAVAQSKKRPSRLSSRIATVMDDDDDAGSSIASRNDTPDRSLLTSMLPTPRSRALTGLELQLGKQVTEENKSQPFADLAAYAVPLPAWRPTSSIVVVPTAAPERPAPPAVFASLVVGRNDAGKLVVSDNAKNTADSAMAKMQPMAQLPSSASLDVSGGVGAMSTGAIVAWALQPPGMAVDMTLPSLVSAPIPMHDDMAEAQAGAYDGDDFDVERFGFEG
- a CDS encoding TetR/AcrR family transcriptional regulator — translated: MARGIRRTARSRDRQDGAATRISLLEAGGAVFAEFGFDRATAKEIALRAGTNAAAVNYHFGGIEALYEDVLAEAHHRLMSYDMLARTVSADIEPKEKLRRFIGLLVKVVRTGNEHSWPAKVIVRELIAPTPHIDKLRREEIEPKKALLFGVIAQIIGVTPDNPLVAQAALSTMAPCFMLLVAEKRVSEIIPTLGRESTSDEELADRLVRFTLGGLAQLSPPGQAAGSPEQPS
- a CDS encoding efflux RND transporter periplasmic adaptor subunit; this encodes MQRVIVILLLLIAAAGGAWWYFHRDNGSNELVLYGNIDFRQLTLAFNGSERVAEVLVEEGAQVKKGQVVARLDTSRLQPQVAQAEAQAASQRANLERLKNGNRPEEIAQSRANLESAKAEAVNARAQFERQNALAPKAAVSQQALDEARSAAAVADAKVVANQKALDLLVVGSRVEDIQEAEAQLHASEANVTLLHQQLADAELKAPVDAIVQSRLIEPGEMASPTRAVFSLATISPKWVRAYVSETQLGMLRPGMKANVSVDSLPGRAIPGWIGFISSVAEFTPKSVQTEELRTSLVYEVRVFVDDPDNALRLGMPATVRPLSGEQANVATAQQ